The DNA window CGAGGAGGTGCGACAGCGGGAGGGAGAAGAGGAGCAAGCCCTCGGGGAGCtgcagcgcggcgcggcgggcgccggAGGAGCGGATGCGGTGGGCCGTCTTGGGGAGCTCGAAGTTGTACGCGGCCGGGAGgaggtcggtggcggcggcgacgagggtggGGTCGGAGAGGATGGAGGGCGGGATGGGGGTGTGGACGAAGCGCTTGGGTGGCTTCCTCTTGGGCCCCTGCGCGGCCTCCGCGGCAACGACCAGCGAGTCGGAGGTGGagggctcgccggcgtccatggcggcggcggcgggtggggaGAGTGGCGCGAGGGTTTGCGAGGAGAAGAGGCgaagcggaggaggccggagggcAACGAGAGGGAAGAGGCTCGCCAGTTAATTGGGCCGCTTGTATCCGAAATCTCAAGAAGGAAAAAGCCCACCCAGCCAGCACTTTGAGCCCAATCCAAcgaaattttctatttatacaatttttattaaaaattaacgaaaatatttttgttggaaaaaactataaaacttGACCACAACTCCAGCTAAAAGGCGATATATCCGAGTGACAAATACTTGTTGGCACCGATTAGATAGGCTGCTAAAAACGATGGTCACATTTACGATTAGCCCATAGCAGCCCATAGCATCCACCTATTGGACAAATTTAACCGGagtaagagcatcccaacagctcatgtaaatttggttatccatatcttcatttggataatcatctaaatgagtttcattctttatatctctttgtacccCACTGTATCatacatatatgacatcctctatatctttttggaggatggagagagatcatctaaatatgaaggttctctcttctaatatagatgtcatctaaaaatagatgatatgatagATGTTTATTGGAGCTTAATTgatagtcttcatcctctattttcaggatagaggatgagataaatgagatgttggagatgctctaagaggGATGTATATGAAATGCCCCCTTTAAATGTGTCGAAAAGATAAAAGCGGATAAAATGCCTACTATGAGGGTGTTAATATTTCAAGTTGGCAGCCCCTCTTCTCGGAATTGATCATGCACTCTTATCTTTTAGGTTTTGCTTGTACTTATATGCAAAAATTTATAGTCAAATTTgagatttattcataaaattttatttttcaacattgacttttagattagtAAGACtatgtatatgaaatttttcataaattattttttatttataaatatatcaaatatttctCTGATTTGCACGACCATTAGCTGATGCTTTCCATGTCGGTTATATCGTCCAACCAGTGCACCCATACATAGggccttgtttttttaaaaaaataaaaaaactgtttttgttattattatattaaaatatataaacaagaaaaattccaatCCAAAGGCACGTCGATTTCAGTCCAGAGAAAAGTTGTGTGGCTAACACACGTCCACTCAGGCGAAAAAGCGCATGCCACGTGGAGGGAGCCAACTCCGCGGCCATTATCCATTCATCTCTCAGCCCCAAAATTCCCTCAAAAAAAGTAGAAAAGATTTAAATTGCTTCCAATTTCAATTTCGAGTCGACCAGAGAAAAAAGCGAGGCCTCCAGTTTTGGTCGAGAGCTCATCGGCTGCGCAAAAGGGCGAGGCCGATGGCGACGTGCTCCCGCCCACTCTTctccgtccccgccgccgccgcctccccgtcgccggccgtgaCCCGTCGGGGCGCTCGTCTCCTACGGCTGCACACGGTGAGTCGCTCCTGCTATGCCCCAATTTGGACGCGGGATTGCCGATCCGTGTCGTGCTGGTGCGTGGATGGTGCCGCGACATCGCAAGGAGCTGGACTAGTTCGTGCTCCCGCTGCTGTTGATTGATTAGTTTGGAGTACGAGAACGTGTTAGATGTCTCGTTAGGTTGCAGGGGTGATTCATGGAGCCACGACCTATTCCTCCATAGGTGGCTCCTCGGTTGCTTGCTTCAGATGGGCATGAAGTGCTCCCGCTTCAGTCCCCAATCGACCTAACAGCTCTGCACATTTTGCTGTTCATGTTTATTCATTGTATCAGTCATCAGGATTTTAAaacactcattttttttacttaactTTAGGTGGCAGTTGTTTCCACATGGGAACCTCGTAGTCATCGGTGTGCTCACATGAATCTGTGCTGCAAGGCAACGAGGAGAACCAGCAGTGATTTAACAACTGGACAGCATATCTCCGCATTGCCGCGGGCAGTGAAGAGAATGCTGTCAAGCTATGCATCCCTGCTGATGAGTCTGCGTGGTAATCTTGCGAAAGGCTATAAGGCAGCCAAGCCCTTTCTGTCGATTGGCTTTGGCCGTGTGGTTTTGGGTGTGGTGCTTGTTATGTCTGTATCTGCAGCCACCTATACATCACCTTCATGTGAGTTCTCCGCATTGGTACAAACTGCAGCCTTCATTCTTGCTCTATGTCCTACCTATACTGACACCTGTGTCTAAAATTTGCCTTTGAAAATCCAAGCATCGGCGCTCACTGAGGAAAATTTGCTTTTCCTGGAGGCTTGGCGTGCAGTTGATCGTGCGTATTATGACAAATCGTTCAATGGGCAGAGTTGGTTTAGATACCGTGAAACTGCTCTTCGCAATGAACCAATGAATACGCGGGAAGAGacatgtatgatttttttaatgttgttctttctctttctaggttatttattttatattgccCTTCAATAATATCACTGTGgcaaaattagttttatgtGCCAAGAGGCAGGATACTCTGATACATCATAGGTCGTTTTATTCTGCGGAAAAAGTATATCTGTATTGAAAAGTCATTAGGTGATTATTCAAAGTACATCTGTCAATTAGAGTAGGATATAAGTGCCAAGGCAGGTATATATTATATCCATAAGTTTATATGCTACAGGTGTATATTATATCGTAATGAGTTTTGAAAGGCGTTAGGCTGGTGGTGCATAGTCACCAACTAGTTGAGCTAGGTGGGCTAAAGTGCCAAGGCAGGAGGCTAGGAAGATATGCCTTGTAGAACAGCGATAATTGATAACGTAGCACTTTAGGTTTGAGCATTTTTCACAAATCAGAAAATATAACCTTGAAACATCATAAATATGTGAGAAACAAGAACATGTTTGAAGTTCGATACCGTTCAGTCAGTTTACTTGAGAACAATTGGATTTCAGATGCTGCAATAAAGAAAATGCTTTCAACATTGGACGACCCATTCACTCGTTTCTTGGAACCCGAGAAATTCAAGAGTTTGCGGGTATGAAACTCAGTCCTTGATGGTCAGAGAAACCATAGCAGTATATCATAAACCGTTTTTTAATTCATGCCATTACCTTTTCTGAAGGAAGTCTGGCTCGCAAGGCACACTCACGGGTGTAGGTTTGTCGATTGGCTACCCAATGGCGCTTAATGGATCACCTTCAGGGCTTGCTGTCATGTCAGCCACCCCAGGAGGTCCTGCAGAAAAGTCTGGTATTCTTACTGGAGATATTATATTGGCAATTGACAACAGAAGCACAGAAGACATGGATATATATGATGCAGCAGAACGCTTACAGTAAGACCGATTTgtaactgtttttttattaaaaaaaaacaactgcaTTGCGAGTATGAAGTTGTGTATCTTAGTTTTGACCTTTCTTTGGGTATTTCAGTGCCTACTTAACTGTTGCATACTTTCTTTTAGAGGCTGACGCTATTCCATTACATCTTTGCAAGGGGCCCTGAAGGAAGCTCAGTGGATTTGGACATTCGTAGTGGCTCCAATACCAGGCATGTTGTTGTGAAGTAAGCTCCTTCTCGTGATACCCTCATAGATTTGGAGAGCAAAGAGTCATTTCGTTTCATTAGTTGTTGcattatttgatttatcatAGGAGACAAAAGGTCACTTTAAACCCAGTAAGGTCGAGGATGTGTGAAATTCCAGGTGCAAAAGATAACTCAAAGATTGGTTACATTAAATTGACAACTTTCAACCAGAACGCCGCAGGTTAGTGACTTTGAGTTGATTCTGATGCCTTTATAAAACACCATATGTTTCCTTAGATGTTATTTCCTGCTGATCATATTAATCGGTCATCTTCTCCCAGGATCTGTTAAGGAAGCTCTTAAGAAATTAAGGGACAATGATGTGAAGTCTTTTGTATTGGATCTGCGAAATAACAGGTTTGAACTTGAAGAAACAGGGCTGTGTTCGCCTCATTTTATTGAAATCTTAATACTGTTATGTCTCATGCAGCGGTGGTCTTTTTCCTGAAGGAATTGAAATTGCAAAGATTTGGTAAGTTTGTTCACTTCATAACTTTCATTCGTTAGCTGTCATGCTGCATTCTTTTCCTGATTCTCCTAGTTAAATTGAAGTGTCAACATGTTGCTTGCGGTTTGTCAGGATGGACAAGGGTGttattgtgtatatatgtgataGCCAAGGTGTTCGTGACATCTATGAGGCAGATGGAATCAGTACGGTTGCGGCATCGGAGCCTTTAGTTGTGCTGGTATGCCCTATTACTGCTCAACAATGGGACATGAGTTTTGCATAATTTATCCGAGGGTGGTGGCTTAAGAACGTGATTAGCTTGTTGCCTATTTTTCGGCTTATCGAAGGaataagcaaaataatatatttgcaaacggaaaataatttgtaataaaacttttatatatgtgtttttgtgatctaaaaatcaaggctgaaaaataaactacgatgaaaaccccttgaatcaactttaatttaagattgaaaatttgaattttagcttataggtATAAGCATAAGGGAAAAGACGAGGGTAAATATGTTCGGTCAGGGATGAATATATAACATATCGTACAATCATGACATGGGGATATCACCTTCTGAACTTGCTAGGTAAACAAAGGGACTGCAAGCGCAAGTGAGATCCTTGCTGGGGCACTGAAGGACAACAAAAGGGCAGTGATATATGGGGAGCCAACATACGGGAAAGGGTACTGCCCTCACGTTTGTTTCTCATCTGTTTGTGCACGCTACTTACtcaatctcaaaataaatttatctttagtTCATATTTAAACCAGAAAGATGAACTTATTAGCCCGGAGGGAATTATTCTCTTCTGTCTGTCCGGATATCTCACTCTACTTTTGGCAATCTCCAGGAAGATCCAGTCGGTGTTTGCGTTATCTGACGGCTCTGGCTTAGCTGTGACCGTTGCTCGCTATGAAACTCCTGCCCATACGGACATAGACAAGGTAGGGCATTTGCCCATTGAGTTTGTCGATGGcttaaaattttcatggaGGAAGATAAGATTGCTTCTTTGATGTCTTGTTAATGTTCTACTGTACCTTGGTAGATCGGCGTGATCCCGGACCGTCCGCTGCCGGCGTCATTCCCCACGGATGAAGACGCCTTCTGCAGCTGCCTCAGGGACTCCAGCTCTGCCTGCAACCTTAACGCTGCTCAGCTGTTCACAAGATGATGCGTCTGGAACGGAGAAGCCCATTTTGGCCGGTTTTTTGTTCACATTTTGGAGTGGCCGAGTTCCATCGGTCCATGTTCATTGttcattttgtttgaaaatttgtCTAGAATCCCAAATTTACCTTAGCTGGTGGAACTGTGCTGGTATGTGTCGCTGTAAAAATCATGTGTAACTgtagatcatttttttttaatttgcgtGACGGGTGCACCGCAGCATATTTGGAACATCGACACACTGGGGATTTTACAGTATGGATCGAAAAACTTCTGAACCCCCAGATGTAAGAGCTTAAGCAACAACAAAGGTCCAAACAAATGCACTACAAAACCTTCAGTTGTATCGCTTGCATCATTAAGAATCCTAATGAAATCATCTCTAACCAGAATTCTAAATGCATCGGCGATTCGGCCACGTGAGCTTAAGCTTCGCGACTTTTCATACACGCGTGAGGAATCATCAGCGTTGATCGACACATTGTAGACCATCCTGAACCTATAATAAATAACAAGGTGATCATGGTGAGAAATTTCAGTCGCGGTAGCATAATGATGCAGATAGATCAGTGTTTAAAAGCATAACAGATTTACTGGATTTTCGAAATGCACAACATCCACGCTTCCAGCCAAAAAAAGGGCGGGTGTGTGAGAAAACACAGTAGTTGACATATTTACCTTTTTCTATTTAGCAAAGTTAACAAATCTATTCCACTTTTGCAACTTTCCTTTGTTCTATTTGGCCTGTCAATTCGCATTGCATCTCAGTCCAACTGATTGGAACCAGTGTACCACCTGGAGCAACATAAGTAAGCAGCATTAATAGGACTTCTGGTTAACAGACAATACAAACTATTTCCACAGATATAAATTGCATGATCCTGGAAGCAGAGAATTAACAGAGTAAATTGTTACTCAAATAATGGAATACGTACCAGTTATACTCTGTGCAGAAACAACTCCAAGTTCATTCTTGGCAGTGGAAAGGTAATATGCCCTTGCATCACCAAGAGAAAGCTTTAACATGATTCAAGGATGCCAAGCCAATCATAATTTTCATGTAGCTTGTCAAGATTAGAAACTTGTAGATAAACTATCAAGTGGAGACAAAATGCATACAGGATAAAGTGATTTGAAATATACAGATGCACAGCAGTAGATAGCCAAGATCAATCAAAAGGGGCATCATAGTTTCCCTTGAAGGATACAACCAGGGCTTTGACAATATCACCAGGTCGGTATGACTGATACATATCTACCTTGTCGATTTCAGTTGCACGGACATCTTGTTGCCTACATACAGAGGAGCATAGCCGAACCATGAAGAACTTGGTTGCGATAGTCTAAACGGAATGTGGCAAGCAGAAACATTGGATTGTAAATGTGTTTGGTAATTAACTCAGTGAAGTAATGCAAAAGATCCGTTGTGTAAATGTAAGCATATCAGCAAAGAAAACAGGACCCATACCTTATCGTGCCAGTGAACTTTTCTTTGACAGCCTTTGAGTCAACACACATTATATCTGCAGAGGCCATCCTAGCCATAACTTTTGTCACCTGCGATGTCAACCAGCACATTCAAAATTAGGAAGAAGTTACATGCAAAATTCCTTAGTTAATCACCTAAAGGCTACAGCAGCAAACAAATAACCATTGCAGCTAACCAAAACAGTGTACCAGTAGTGCAGTTAAGAAAGTGATGTTAGGGAAGATATGACAGTAAAATCCTTTAGATCCTTAACAGGGAAAAGGCATAGGTGGAACTTTAAGATATCTCCATCATTTAGTTTGCAGAATAGGTCAATGAAGAGAGATGTTATAAGCAGAACAGTCATGAGTCATGACCAATACATGAAACAGTACAAGATGTCATCCAAGCCAACTTATATGATGAAGGGATGTGCTAAATACATTTGAAGGATTAGCTGGAGCCTGGATGTCATAACCTCAACAAAATTTGAAGTAGGTTCTAGA is part of the Oryza brachyantha chromosome 2, ObraRS2, whole genome shotgun sequence genome and encodes:
- the LOC102716014 gene encoding exosome complex component CSL4; translated protein: MINGEAETLLSSSLASPPMAATAMEHDGGGEVVTPGELLGNSSSLLAGRGAYAEGRSVRGSVTGHRRLVPPPPGSTDQRFTVEVVGHKAHGAVPQPGSVVIARVTKVMARMASADIMCVDSKAVKEKFTGTIRQQDVRATEIDKVDMYQSYRPGDIVKALVLSLGDARAYYLSTAKNELGVVSAQSITGGTLVPISWTEMQCELTGQIEQRKVAKVE
- the LOC102718994 gene encoding carboxyl-terminal-processing peptidase 2, chloroplastic, coding for MATCSRPLFSVPAAAASPSPAVTRRGARLLRLHTVAVVSTWEPRSHRCAHMNLCCKATRRTSSDLTTGQHISALPRAVKRMLSSYASLLMSLRGNLAKGYKAAKPFLSIGFGRVVLGVVLVMSVSAATYTSPSSSALTEENLLFLEAWRAVDRAYYDKSFNGQSWFRYRETALRNEPMNTREETYAAIKKMLSTLDDPFTRFLEPEKFKSLRSGSQGTLTGVGLSIGYPMALNGSPSGLAVMSATPGGPAEKSGILTGDIILAIDNRSTEDMDIYDAAERLQGPEGSSVDLDIRSGSNTRHVVVKRQKVTLNPVRSRMCEIPGAKDNSKIGYIKLTTFNQNAAGSVKEALKKLRDNDVKSFVLDLRNNSGGLFPEGIEIAKIWMDKGVIVYICDSQGVRDIYEADGISTVAASEPLVVLVNKGTASASEILAGALKDNKRAVIYGEPTYGKGKIQSVFALSDGSGLAVTVARYETPAHTDIDKIGVIPDRPLPASFPTDEDAFCSCLRDSSSACNLNAAQLFTR